The Balneola sp. genomic sequence GCATTAATGCGTCTACCGAAGTCATACCATCCTGAAGACGCCCAACTACATCACTTACAATATGCATTACATGCGAATACCGTTCAATAACCTGGTTTCTTTCCAGTTTAACTGTACCTGCATCGCATACTCTGGAAAGGTCATTTCTACCCAAATCAACCAACATGATATGCTCTGCAACTTCTTTAGGGTCTGCTTTCAGATCTTCTTCTAGGGCCAGGTCTTCCTCATGTGTTTCTCCTCGGGGCCTGGTTCCGGCAATGGGCAGAACCCTTACCTCTTTATTCTGTACGCTCACCAAAACTTCAGGAGATGAACCAACGATTGTAAAACCTTCAAAATCGAGATAGAATAGATATGGAGATGGGTTAACCATTCTTAGTGCCCTATAAAGCATAAAAGAATCTCCTTCCATATCTGCTTCAAACCGTTGCGAAAGTACTACCTGGAAAATATCCCCTTCGTAAATGTATTCCTTTCCTTTCTCTACAATAGATTTAAAGTATTCCGGGTCAAGATTACTTTTTAAGGAATCCGGAAATATTTGGAAGTCCCGCCTTGAATAATCGGAATGCATTGCGGAAGCTTCCATCTTATCAAGGCAAGCTTGAGCATCATCAAAAGCTGCTTCTAGGTCATCTACCTCTTCTGTGAAAACGGTTTTAATCATTACAACCTGATGCTTTACATGATCGAAAGCAAAGATTTCATCATAAAATGACCAAATAGCTTCGGGAAGGCCCAGTTCATCTTCTGGTACATTTGGTAAGTGTTCTACCAGTCGAAACGTATCATAAGCAGAAAATCCAACTGCTCCTCCTGTAAGTCTGGGTAAATCGGGTATAAATGGCTCTGAGTAGGCAGTAGTAAGTTCTTTGAGCGTTTCGAAATACCCTTTTTCTAGCTCTACATGTTCACCCCTTTTTGTAAGACTAACTGATTCCCCGTCATACCCAAGTTGTTGATATGGATTCCTCCCAATAAATGAATAACGAGCCAGTTGCTCTCCTCCCTCTACCGATTCAAGAAGAAATGGAGCATCTGCCCCTTCTCTAATATTCAGAAACAATGAAACCGGCGTTAATACATCAGCTAATAGCCTTCGGTATACCGGAATAGCCGTATATGTGTTGCTGAGTTTTAAAAATTCGTTTTTGGTCATGCTTTAATGTTCAATCCTCTCTTCTTAACGCCATTAGTACGTGCCCGTAATGACGATGAGATTGTCCAGTATTTATTTCAAAAAAAAACCCACTCTTCCAGAGGAACAGTGGGTATTAATAAATTCATGATGTTAATTTCGAAAATGCAATTCGCCCACTGCTCTGTTAAGCGTTAGGCCACCACCAAGTACTGATATTTGCATTTCTGATTTTCATCGTGGACGAATATAGCGGGGCACTTTTCTAAATGCAATGCAAAAAACGAACAATTTTAATTGATCAAAGTCGTAGTGGACTTGGCATGAACTAATGCGTAACATTGGTTACAAAAAATCAAGAAGCTGTAGAATTGACCCCAAAGCCTGGCTATTCATTCCTGTATTTGTCCCTGCTCTTTTTATGGGCTTGTGATGCAACCACGAATCCTATTGATAATCTAGCATTATTCCCTGAAGTAGCAGGTATAGAGATCCCTATAGACTCTGTTGTATTTACTCGTTCTAATGGATTCGTTGACACTACTATCACTTTGCCTATCGAAGCCACCATCTATAATATTGACGGATCTTCTATTTTTGGATTTGTAGTAAGAGATATAAGCTCGTTGGCGGTGACCATAGAGGGGAGCTTAGATGCCTCATCAGAAGAAAACATGTTTACTGGTGAAGCAAATATTCCTACTTCTACCACAACCATCGAAAACCTTCTGATTGAAGTTTATGCTTTTGATGAATCCGGAAGAGGCGGTTACGCTCAAACTCCATTTTATATAGTTGGTTTCTCAAGTGAACCTCCAACAATAGTTAGAACTACAAGTCCTGGTACTATTATCAGACCAACTTCGGGATCTGTTCCTGCAGTCTTTACCGCTGAAGTTGCTGATTCTGATGGTAACGAAACTATTGAGAGAGTTTTTCTAAGAATAATCGATTTTGAAGATGGTGAGGTAGAAGGTTCACCTTTTGATATGGCTGATGATGGAGCATCACTTGGAGATAGTACAGCAAATGATAATACCTTTACTTGGTCGCTAGAAGTACCAGCAAATCCTTCAAGCGGAAGAATAGAACGTGATTTTGATATTGAATTCTTTGCACTTGATCAAGGTGGCTTATATAGCGACACAGTGAGAACCACCTTTAGCATAAGAGGGAATTGATGAAAAAGATTTTATTTGCAATCGCATCATTATTCTTCATTAGTCCTTCTTTCGCTCAAGTTGTTGGACCATCTCCATCAACCTTCAATAGCATCCGACAAAACGGGGTATCCTCTATCTCAGCGAATGGAGATACGGTCTGGACTAGCCCAGCACTTACCAGAAATATTGGAAATAGCCCTGACTGGTTTCGCCCTTCTGGTATCGATAGTATAGATAATGGTATTGGCAGGGTATTTTCGTTGTCCGTAAACCAAGATACTGTAGTTTCAGGTCTAGGATTTACCTCAGAAACACTAGCTGGTACTCAACCCGCGGGATATGGATACTATATTTCTGTTGATGGAGGCGAAAATTGGAGATTCAGTGAGTTTCTACTTGACCGGTTTATAGAAGGCGATACTACGTTTACTTATGGAGGTACTCTTTATACCCGAAAGAGAATCATCGTTCCTGAACAGTCCCCTCCTTATAATGTAGATTTTAAAGGGGATGTAATTTTTTCTGCTAACTGGGCTTCCGGATTATTAAGGAGTACAGACTTTGGACAAAGCTGGGAAAGAGTTGTACTTCCTCCTTTTGGAGAGTCTGAGTTAACTCCTGATAGAAACGATTATGTATGGATGGATTGCAGTGCAGTTCAGAATGGGACATGTATAGAATTCGAGAATATTTATAATAGCGTAGATGACGATAATCTCAAGGGGTTCGCGGTACATATCGACTCGCAAAATCGCGTTTGGTATGGTGGAGCTGGAGGAATTAATGTTTCAGAAAACGCACTCACCGCCCCTCTCGATAGCATTTCATGGAGAAACTCAAATACTGATGGATCTTCAACTGGAATTTTAGGAAGATGGATTATTGAAATCCGTGAAGACACTTCTAACGGAAGAATATGGATGACAAATTGGATAGCCGACTCAAATGATAGATTCGGAATTGTATTTACGGATGACGGAGGCCAGAC encodes the following:
- the trpE gene encoding anthranilate synthase component I → MTKNEFLKLSNTYTAIPVYRRLLADVLTPVSLFLNIREGADAPFLLESVEGGEQLARYSFIGRNPYQQLGYDGESVSLTKRGEHVELEKGYFETLKELTTAYSEPFIPDLPRLTGGAVGFSAYDTFRLVEHLPNVPEDELGLPEAIWSFYDEIFAFDHVKHQVVMIKTVFTEEVDDLEAAFDDAQACLDKMEASAMHSDYSRRDFQIFPDSLKSNLDPEYFKSIVEKGKEYIYEGDIFQVVLSQRFEADMEGDSFMLYRALRMVNPSPYLFYLDFEGFTIVGSSPEVLVSVQNKEVRVLPIAGTRPRGETHEEDLALEEDLKADPKEVAEHIMLVDLGRNDLSRVCDAGTVKLERNQVIERYSHVMHIVSDVVGRLQDGMTSVDALMQGFPAGTVSGAPKIRAMEIIDEMEPTKRGIYAGAVGYFDFSGNMDTCIAIRTMVVTGNKVYIQAGAGIVADSNPQKEFEETQNKAGALVQALSVALDIQ